In Styela clava chromosome 14, kaStyClav1.hap1.2, whole genome shotgun sequence, the following are encoded in one genomic region:
- the LOC120340846 gene encoding protein Wnt-2b-A-like isoform X2: MALEFLCRDYYNNYHRPTSNIIIVLIIVNYCGMFPVAQSSWLFFSKFQGLPHTIGPRICDQMSLVPKQKEMCLDDPKVMVSVGEGAFNGIAECQYQFRTERWNCSTIEKGQTVFGKVINPGSVFFQLGSREASFVHAITAAGVMYSVTRACSRGDINSCSCDRRKRGDDEDREGKFTWGGCSDDIGNGTYFVREFVDASEINVHDARAEMNLHNNRAGRRAVKKFVKRQCKCHGKTGSCYLRTCWEAMGEFRLTGDYLKAKYNNAVRVTVTHNGPNTAVETGGELVSADKLNPPSKNDLVYLENSPNYCTRNAKIGTYGTGGRECNATSTGNDGCDKLCCGRGYTTKKVTRIEDCMCEFHWCCEVKCQKCNQTIDIHTCKEEDEFDISHVDAIPSTTSPSTTTVSTTKAKRRKGKGRKGKRRKGSKRKRGKGRRKGNKSKKRDKRDVKNFYKTDNYRTRFFSRAKQDTGSQNQRIVSERGGTVLR; the protein is encoded by the exons GTTTTTCAGCAAATTCCAAGGGCTTCCTCATACAATAGGCCCAAGAATATGTGATCAAATGTCTTTAGTTCCAAAGCAAAAAGAAATGTGTCTGGA tGATCCTAAAGTGATGGTGAGTGTCGGAGAAGGAGCTTTTAATGGAATTGCAGAATGTCAATATCAGTTTCGTACAGAGAGATGGAATTGTTCAACAATTGAAAAAGGACAAACCGTTTTCGGGAAAGTCATAAATCCTG GCtctgtattttttcaattaggtAGTCGGGAGGCATCGTTCGTTCACGCTATCACGGCAGCAGGAGTAATGTATTCGGTAACGAGAGCCTGCAGCAGAGGTGATATCAATTCTTGTTCTTGTGATCGAAGAAAACGTGGAGATGATGAAGACAGAGAAG gAAAATTTACCTGGGGAGGCTGCAGCGATGACATCGGAAACGGCACTTACTTTGTTCGAGAGTTCGTAGATGCAAGTGAAATTAATGTTCACGATGCAAGAGCAGAGATGAACCTTCATAATAATAGAGCTGGACGACGA GCTGTGAAAAAATTCGTGAAGCGTCAATGTAAATGCCACGGAAAGACTGGCTCGTGTTATTTACGAACATGCTGGGAAGCAATGGGTGAATTCAGGCTTACTGGAGACTATTTGAAAGCGAAGTACAATAATGCCGTTCGGGTCACAGTGACACATAATGGACCGAATACAGCAGTGGAGACAGGAGGCGAACTAGTATCTGCTGATAAGCTCAATCCGCCTTCAAAGAATGATCTCGTTTATTTAGAGAATTCTCCTAATTATTGCACAAGAAACGCAAAAATAG GTACTTATGGGACTGGTGGTAGGGAGTGTAATGCAACATCGACTGGCAACGATGGGTGTGACAAACTCTGTTGCGGAAGAGGGTATACGACTAAAAAAGTAACGAGAATCGAAGACTGTATGTGCGAATTTCATTGGTGCTGTGAAGTAAAATGCCAGAAATGCAATCAG ACGATCGATATCCACACTTGCAAAGAAGAAGATGAATTTGACATCTCACACGTGGATGCAATACCTTCAACAACATCACCATCAACAACCACAGTATCTACAACAAAAGCAAAGCGCAGAAAGGGGAAGGGACGAAAAGGAAAAAGACGAAAAGGATCAAAAAGAAAAAGAGGGAAGGGGCGCAGAAAGGGTAATAAATCGAAAAAACGCGACAAAAGAGATGTCAAAAACTTTTATAAAACAGACAATTACCGTACGCGATTTTTTTCACGAGCAAAACAAGACACAGGTTCTCAGAATCAGAGAATTGTATCAGAACGAGGCGGCACTGTTTTAAGATGA
- the LOC120340846 gene encoding protein Wnt-2b-A-like isoform X3, producing MALEFLCRDYYNNYHRPTSNIIIVLIIVNYCGMFPVAQSSWLFFSKFQGLPHTIGPRICDQMSLVPKQKEMCLDDPKVMVSVGEGAFNGIAECQYQFRTERWNCSTIEKGQTVFGKVINPGSREASFVHAITAAGVMYSVTRACSRGDINSCSCDRRKRGDDEDREGKFTWGGCSDDIGNGTYFVREFVDASEINVHDARAEMNLHNNRAGRRAVKKFVKRQCKCHGKTGSCYLRTCWEAMGEFRLTGDYLKAKYNNAVRVTVTHNGPNTAVETGGELVSADKLNPPSKNDLVYLENSPNYCTRNAKIGTYGTGGRECNATSTGNDGCDKLCCGRGYTTKKVTRIEDCMCEFHWCCEVKCQKCNQTIDIHTCKEEDEFDISHVDAIPSTTSPSTTTVSTTKAKRRKGKGRKGKRRKGSKRKRGKGRRKGNKSKKRDKRDVKNFYKTDNYRTRFFSRAKQDTGSQNQRIVSERGGTVLR from the exons GTTTTTCAGCAAATTCCAAGGGCTTCCTCATACAATAGGCCCAAGAATATGTGATCAAATGTCTTTAGTTCCAAAGCAAAAAGAAATGTGTCTGGA tGATCCTAAAGTGATGGTGAGTGTCGGAGAAGGAGCTTTTAATGGAATTGCAGAATGTCAATATCAGTTTCGTACAGAGAGATGGAATTGTTCAACAATTGAAAAAGGACAAACCGTTTTCGGGAAAGTCATAAATCCTG gtAGTCGGGAGGCATCGTTCGTTCACGCTATCACGGCAGCAGGAGTAATGTATTCGGTAACGAGAGCCTGCAGCAGAGGTGATATCAATTCTTGTTCTTGTGATCGAAGAAAACGTGGAGATGATGAAGACAGAGAAG gAAAATTTACCTGGGGAGGCTGCAGCGATGACATCGGAAACGGCACTTACTTTGTTCGAGAGTTCGTAGATGCAAGTGAAATTAATGTTCACGATGCAAGAGCAGAGATGAACCTTCATAATAATAGAGCTGGACGACGA GCTGTGAAAAAATTCGTGAAGCGTCAATGTAAATGCCACGGAAAGACTGGCTCGTGTTATTTACGAACATGCTGGGAAGCAATGGGTGAATTCAGGCTTACTGGAGACTATTTGAAAGCGAAGTACAATAATGCCGTTCGGGTCACAGTGACACATAATGGACCGAATACAGCAGTGGAGACAGGAGGCGAACTAGTATCTGCTGATAAGCTCAATCCGCCTTCAAAGAATGATCTCGTTTATTTAGAGAATTCTCCTAATTATTGCACAAGAAACGCAAAAATAG GTACTTATGGGACTGGTGGTAGGGAGTGTAATGCAACATCGACTGGCAACGATGGGTGTGACAAACTCTGTTGCGGAAGAGGGTATACGACTAAAAAAGTAACGAGAATCGAAGACTGTATGTGCGAATTTCATTGGTGCTGTGAAGTAAAATGCCAGAAATGCAATCAG ACGATCGATATCCACACTTGCAAAGAAGAAGATGAATTTGACATCTCACACGTGGATGCAATACCTTCAACAACATCACCATCAACAACCACAGTATCTACAACAAAAGCAAAGCGCAGAAAGGGGAAGGGACGAAAAGGAAAAAGACGAAAAGGATCAAAAAGAAAAAGAGGGAAGGGGCGCAGAAAGGGTAATAAATCGAAAAAACGCGACAAAAGAGATGTCAAAAACTTTTATAAAACAGACAATTACCGTACGCGATTTTTTTCACGAGCAAAACAAGACACAGGTTCTCAGAATCAGAGAATTGTATCAGAACGAGGCGGCACTGTTTTAAGATGA
- the LOC120340846 gene encoding protein Wnt-2b-A-like isoform X1, translated as MALEFLCRDYYNNYHRPTSNIIIVLIIVNYCGMFPVAQSSWLFFSKFQGLPHTIGPRICDQMSLVPKQKEMCLDDPKVMVSVGEGAFNGIAECQYQFRTERWNCSTIEKGQTVFGKVINPGEVKRVVEGSREASFVHAITAAGVMYSVTRACSRGDINSCSCDRRKRGDDEDREGKFTWGGCSDDIGNGTYFVREFVDASEINVHDARAEMNLHNNRAGRRAVKKFVKRQCKCHGKTGSCYLRTCWEAMGEFRLTGDYLKAKYNNAVRVTVTHNGPNTAVETGGELVSADKLNPPSKNDLVYLENSPNYCTRNAKIGTYGTGGRECNATSTGNDGCDKLCCGRGYTTKKVTRIEDCMCEFHWCCEVKCQKCNQTIDIHTCKEEDEFDISHVDAIPSTTSPSTTTVSTTKAKRRKGKGRKGKRRKGSKRKRGKGRRKGNKSKKRDKRDVKNFYKTDNYRTRFFSRAKQDTGSQNQRIVSERGGTVLR; from the exons GTTTTTCAGCAAATTCCAAGGGCTTCCTCATACAATAGGCCCAAGAATATGTGATCAAATGTCTTTAGTTCCAAAGCAAAAAGAAATGTGTCTGGA tGATCCTAAAGTGATGGTGAGTGTCGGAGAAGGAGCTTTTAATGGAATTGCAGAATGTCAATATCAGTTTCGTACAGAGAGATGGAATTGTTCAACAATTGAAAAAGGACAAACCGTTTTCGGGAAAGTCATAAATCCTG GTGAGGTTAAAAGAGTCGTTGAAG gtAGTCGGGAGGCATCGTTCGTTCACGCTATCACGGCAGCAGGAGTAATGTATTCGGTAACGAGAGCCTGCAGCAGAGGTGATATCAATTCTTGTTCTTGTGATCGAAGAAAACGTGGAGATGATGAAGACAGAGAAG gAAAATTTACCTGGGGAGGCTGCAGCGATGACATCGGAAACGGCACTTACTTTGTTCGAGAGTTCGTAGATGCAAGTGAAATTAATGTTCACGATGCAAGAGCAGAGATGAACCTTCATAATAATAGAGCTGGACGACGA GCTGTGAAAAAATTCGTGAAGCGTCAATGTAAATGCCACGGAAAGACTGGCTCGTGTTATTTACGAACATGCTGGGAAGCAATGGGTGAATTCAGGCTTACTGGAGACTATTTGAAAGCGAAGTACAATAATGCCGTTCGGGTCACAGTGACACATAATGGACCGAATACAGCAGTGGAGACAGGAGGCGAACTAGTATCTGCTGATAAGCTCAATCCGCCTTCAAAGAATGATCTCGTTTATTTAGAGAATTCTCCTAATTATTGCACAAGAAACGCAAAAATAG GTACTTATGGGACTGGTGGTAGGGAGTGTAATGCAACATCGACTGGCAACGATGGGTGTGACAAACTCTGTTGCGGAAGAGGGTATACGACTAAAAAAGTAACGAGAATCGAAGACTGTATGTGCGAATTTCATTGGTGCTGTGAAGTAAAATGCCAGAAATGCAATCAG ACGATCGATATCCACACTTGCAAAGAAGAAGATGAATTTGACATCTCACACGTGGATGCAATACCTTCAACAACATCACCATCAACAACCACAGTATCTACAACAAAAGCAAAGCGCAGAAAGGGGAAGGGACGAAAAGGAAAAAGACGAAAAGGATCAAAAAGAAAAAGAGGGAAGGGGCGCAGAAAGGGTAATAAATCGAAAAAACGCGACAAAAGAGATGTCAAAAACTTTTATAAAACAGACAATTACCGTACGCGATTTTTTTCACGAGCAAAACAAGACACAGGTTCTCAGAATCAGAGAATTGTATCAGAACGAGGCGGCACTGTTTTAAGATGA